A genomic stretch from Deinococcus radiotolerans includes:
- a CDS encoding AIM24 family protein, whose amino-acid sequence MTNMHPGSDGTYSLRDFIAQTAERDNPGEVFELESSKMLEVKVNGRIWSKLGAMVAYKGNLSFTREGMLEGGLMKALKRAVSQEMSPLAKIEGRGVAYLADQGKEVQILRLQGDALNVNGNDLLAFEDTVQYDITMQRRIAGMAAGGLFSVRVQGHGMVAILSHGKPLTLRVTHNEPIFTDPNATIAWSGNLQPQLRMDSSMRSIFGRGGGETYQMVFQGDGFVVVQPYEEFEAGMLGGDSHGSHSVGRSLGDLFD is encoded by the coding sequence ATGACGAATATGCACCCGGGCAGTGACGGCACCTACAGCCTCCGTGACTTCATCGCGCAGACCGCCGAGCGGGACAATCCCGGCGAGGTGTTCGAGCTGGAGAGCAGCAAGATGCTGGAGGTCAAGGTCAACGGCCGCATCTGGAGCAAGCTGGGCGCCATGGTCGCCTACAAGGGCAACCTCTCGTTCACGCGTGAAGGCATGCTGGAAGGCGGCCTGATGAAGGCGCTGAAGCGTGCCGTGTCGCAGGAGATGAGCCCCCTGGCCAAGATCGAGGGGCGCGGCGTGGCGTACCTCGCCGATCAGGGCAAGGAGGTGCAGATCCTGCGGCTTCAGGGCGACGCGCTGAACGTGAACGGCAACGACCTGCTGGCCTTCGAGGACACCGTGCAGTACGACATCACCATGCAGCGCCGCATTGCGGGCATGGCGGCGGGCGGGCTGTTCAGCGTGCGCGTGCAGGGGCACGGCATGGTCGCGATCCTCAGTCACGGCAAGCCGCTGACGCTGCGCGTGACACACAACGAGCCGATCTTCACCGACCCGAACGCGACGATCGCCTGGAGTGGCAACCTGCAGCCGCAGCTGCGGATGGATTCCAGCATGCGCAGCATCTTCGGCCGGGGCGGCGGCGAGACGTACCAGATGGTCTTCCAGGGGGACGGCTTCGTGGTCGTGCAGCCCTACGAGGAGTTCGAGGCGGGCATGCTGGGCGGCGACAGCCACGGCAGTCACAGCGTGGGCCGCAGCCTGGGCGACCTGTTCGACTAA
- the murG gene encoding undecaprenyldiphospho-muramoylpentapeptide beta-N-acetylglucosaminyltransferase, whose amino-acid sequence MSLVVMATGGTGGHIYPAVATARELSRRGHEVLLLGQRGGMEERVAREQGLPFEGVDAGKLARSGQGRPDPRELLRAGQGVLQARSLLNRLKPGVVVGYGGFASLPGVLAAQSLGVPTVLHEQNARLGLTQRLAVRKARAVGTAYERVIGLDAQLATMVGMPVREERLPRAEALARLGLQEGPLTIFVMGGSQGSLFLNQTVPDVLRHVFGPEGLLPPPAPGVVDLDFKGAGRGGVQVLHSTGPRWLAEVAPGVRDLEWYEAAGFVDAVAAWSVADLAITRAGTSTLAEAAFHGVPLIMVPLPESAENHQFHNAQAVQDAGAGLVVEQKNASEALGRAVLECAAAGTRASMREAALGRAQTGAAGRFADLIERHLR is encoded by the coding sequence ATGAGTCTGGTTGTGATGGCGACGGGGGGCACGGGGGGGCACATCTATCCGGCGGTGGCGACAGCGCGCGAACTGTCACGGCGCGGGCATGAGGTGCTGCTGCTGGGACAGCGGGGAGGCATGGAGGAACGCGTGGCGCGCGAACAGGGCCTGCCGTTCGAGGGCGTGGACGCTGGGAAGCTGGCGCGCAGCGGGCAGGGCCGCCCGGACCCACGGGAGCTGCTGCGGGCCGGTCAGGGCGTGTTGCAGGCCCGCTCGCTGCTGAACCGGCTGAAGCCGGGCGTGGTGGTCGGGTACGGGGGGTTCGCGAGTCTGCCGGGCGTGCTGGCCGCGCAGAGTCTGGGCGTGCCGACGGTGCTGCATGAGCAGAACGCCCGGCTGGGCCTGACGCAGCGTCTGGCAGTCCGAAAGGCCCGGGCGGTGGGGACCGCGTACGAGCGCGTGATCGGGCTGGACGCGCAGTTAGCGACCATGGTAGGCATGCCGGTGCGCGAGGAGCGCCTGCCCCGCGCGGAGGCCCTGGCGCGTCTAGGATTGCAGGAGGGTCCGCTGACGATCTTCGTGATGGGCGGGTCGCAGGGGTCGCTGTTCCTGAACCAGACGGTGCCGGATGTGCTGCGGCACGTGTTCGGCCCCGAGGGGCTCCTGCCGCCGCCCGCGCCGGGCGTGGTGGATCTGGACTTCAAGGGCGCGGGCCGGGGTGGGGTGCAGGTGCTGCACTCGACCGGGCCGCGCTGGCTGGCGGAGGTCGCGCCGGGCGTGCGGGACCTGGAATGGTACGAGGCAGCCGGATTCGTGGACGCCGTGGCGGCGTGGTCCGTGGCGGACCTGGCGATCACCCGTGCGGGCACGAGCACGCTGGCGGAGGCCGCGTTCCACGGCGTGCCGCTGATCATGGTGCCGCTGCCCGAATCGGCGGAGAATCACCAGTTCCACAATGCGCAGGCGGTGCAGGATGCCGGGGCGGGGCTCGTGGTGGAGCAGAAGAATGCCTCAGAAGCGCTGGGGCGGGCGGTGTTAGAGTGTGCGGCAGCGGGGACGCGCGCCTCGATGAGAGAGGCGGCGCTCGGGCGGGCCCAGACGGGTGCGGCGGGGCGTTTCGCGGACCTGATCGAACGGCACCTGCGTTAG
- the murC gene encoding UDP-N-acetylmuramate--L-alanine ligase — protein MTDFPEAVFPPGVAAASSIDSSRAEALHYHLMGAGGIGMSAFARLLSAQGHRVSGCDEHVTELTARLAQEGIPVAPEHSASHVSNEPFGRIDVLVASEAVPKDHPELVAARAAGVEIRPRMALLDALLRGGTSIGVIGTHGKTTTTSMIAVALAGAGLDPSAFVGGIVPEFGSNARTGSGPFVAEVDESDKGFAALGAGTAVFTNAEDDHVGGNQATYWETVEEQHAAFARFVAQSGRVLLCADWPGLDALCAGARERLTYGQAEGADYRAVNLRPDEDGTTFTVTRRGEPLAEARVALPGVHNVLNALAALAVVDLHGGDVVRAAVALAEFQGPGRRWQRIGELNGALVIDDYAHNATKVAAAVQAARQTGRRVRVVFQPHRYLRTQQSWPRLADALMDADEVLLLDIAAASETPIPGIHATLISDRMSAGGHAGVRYLPDRAEVLRVLRETAGPGDLIVTMGAGDVWKLSRELVGTL, from the coding sequence ATGACTGACTTTCCTGAAGCTGTTTTCCCGCCCGGCGTGGCCGCGGCGTCCTCAATCGATTCTTCCCGTGCCGAAGCCCTCCATTATCACCTGATGGGGGCCGGTGGAATTGGCATGAGTGCCTTTGCGCGGCTGCTCTCCGCGCAGGGCCACCGCGTGAGCGGCTGCGATGAGCACGTCACGGAGCTCACGGCGCGCCTAGCGCAGGAGGGCATTCCGGTTGCGCCGGAGCACTCGGCGTCGCACGTGAGCAACGAGCCCTTCGGCCGGATCGATGTCCTCGTGGCATCGGAAGCGGTTCCGAAAGATCATCCGGAACTCGTGGCGGCGCGCGCGGCGGGCGTGGAGATCCGGCCGCGCATGGCGCTGCTGGATGCGCTGCTGCGCGGCGGGACCAGCATTGGCGTGATCGGCACGCACGGTAAGACGACCACGACGAGCATGATCGCTGTGGCGCTGGCGGGGGCCGGGCTGGACCCGTCGGCGTTCGTGGGCGGGATCGTCCCGGAGTTCGGCAGCAACGCCCGCACCGGCAGTGGTCCCTTCGTCGCCGAGGTGGACGAGAGTGATAAGGGCTTCGCGGCGCTGGGCGCCGGCACGGCGGTGTTCACGAACGCCGAGGACGACCACGTGGGCGGCAACCAGGCCACGTACTGGGAGACCGTGGAGGAGCAGCACGCGGCCTTCGCGCGGTTCGTGGCGCAGTCGGGCCGGGTGCTGCTGTGCGCCGACTGGCCCGGCCTGGACGCCCTGTGCGCAGGCGCCCGTGAGCGCCTGACGTACGGGCAGGCCGAGGGCGCGGACTACCGCGCGGTGAACCTGCGCCCGGACGAGGACGGCACGACCTTCACAGTCACGCGCCGGGGCGAGCCGCTGGCCGAGGCGCGTGTGGCGCTGCCGGGCGTGCATAACGTCCTGAACGCCCTGGCGGCGCTGGCCGTCGTGGACCTCCACGGCGGGGATGTGGTCAGAGCCGCTGTCGCCCTGGCCGAGTTCCAGGGACCCGGGCGCCGCTGGCAGCGCATCGGGGAACTGAACGGCGCGCTGGTCATTGACGATTACGCGCACAACGCCACGAAGGTCGCGGCGGCCGTGCAGGCGGCCCGGCAGACCGGGCGGCGCGTGCGGGTGGTGTTCCAGCCTCACCGGTATCTGCGCACCCAGCAGTCCTGGCCGCGCCTCGCGGACGCCCTGATGGACGCGGACGAGGTGCTGCTGCTGGACATCGCGGCTGCCAGCGAGACCCCCATTCCCGGCATTCACGCCACGCTGATCAGCGACCGCATGAGCGCTGGGGGGCACGCGGGCGTGCGTTACCTGCCCGACCGGGCCGAGGTGCTGCGCGTCCTGCGTGAGACGGCGGGGCCCGGCGACCTGATCGTGACCATGGGCGCGGGGGACGTGTGGAAGCTCTCGCGGGAACTGGTGGGGACCCTGTGA